From Panthera uncia isolate 11264 chromosome E1, Puncia_PCG_1.0, whole genome shotgun sequence, one genomic window encodes:
- the RILP gene encoding rab-interacting lysosomal protein, with product MEPRGTIPGVPGCGPRVAAGSGTAAELVYHLAGALGTELKELARRFGPEAAARLVPLVVRALELLEKAAVGPDPDSLQVSAQQAELELRRLREENEHLRRQLHSGPHEERALLRQLKEVTDRQRDELRAHNRDLLQRSQETEALQEQLQRLLLVNSELRHKLAAVQTQLRAARDREGERELQRQGAVELAQEPAQDQARGAGYEQRQEPERATAEAGAPGTPEDPPGRPSKVGQCSFSREELEQILQERNELKANVFLLKEELAYFQRELLTDHRVPGLLVEAMKVAVKKQRKKIKAKMLGIPEETESSDDEDSSWLLLSSDKGAYPPPTESRIQSFFGLSYQGETEAPEAQTSSMAPSKLGGEEEAAPQSSTPDQPCSALDEHLCLSCPRDLTLESGYG from the exons ATGGAGCCCAGGGGGACGATacccggggtgcctggctgcgGGCCTCGAGTGGCCGCCGGGTCAGGGACGGCCGCGGAGCTCGTGTACCATCTAGCAGGGGCCCTGGGCACGGAGCTGAAGGAGCTGGCGCGCCGCTTCGGGCCGGAGGCGGCGGCCAGGCTAGTGCCGCTCGTGGTTCGGGCGCTGGAGCTCCTGGAAAAGGCTGCCGTGGGGCCCGACCCGGACTCA CTGCAGGTGTCAGCGCAGCAGGCCGAACTAGAGCTGCGGCGGCTGCGCGAGGAGAACGAGCACCTCCGCAGACAGCTGCACTCTGGGCCACACG AGGAGCGCGCTCTTCTGCGGCAGCTCAAGGAGGTGACCGACCGCCAGCGAGACGAGCTCCGGGCGCACAACCGCGACCTGCTGCAGCGCAGCCAGGAGACGGAGGCG CTGCAGGAGCAGCTGCAGCGCCTCCTGCTGGTGAATTCAGAGCTGCGGCACAAACTGGCAGCGGTGCAAACCCAGCTGCGTGCCGCGAGGGACCGCGAGGGCGAGCGGGAGCTACAGCGCCAGGGGGCAGTGGAGCTGGCTCAGGAGCCGGCGCAGGACCAGGCCAGGGGGGCCGGGTACGAGCAGAGGCAGGAGCCCGAGCGGGCAACCGCTGAGGCGGGAGCCCCAGGGACCCCTGAGGACCCG CCAGGGCGCCCCTCCAAGGTAGGACAGTGCAGCTTCAGTCGAGAGGAACTTGAGCAGATCCTTCAGGAGAGGAATGAACTCAAAGCCAACGTGTTCCTGCTGAAGGAGGAGTTGGCCTACTTCCAGAG gGAGCTGCTCACGGACCACCGGGTCCCTGGGCTTCTGGTTGAAGCCATGAAGGTGGCTGTCAAGAAGCAGCGGAAGAAGATCAAGGCCAAGATGTTAGGGATTCCAGAGGAAACAGAGAGCAG TGACGATGAAGACAGCTCATGGCTCCTACTCTCCAGTGATAAGGGAGCCTACCCTCCACCCACTGAGTCCCGAATACAGAGTTT CTTTGGCCTGTCCTATCAGGGTGAAACAGAGGCCCCTGAAGCCCAGACCAGCAGCATGGCCCCCAGTAAGCTagggggagaagagga GGCAGCCCCACAGTCCTCAACTCCTGACCAGCCGTGCTCTGCACTCGATGAACATCTTTGTCTCAGCTGCCCCAGAGACCTGACTTTGGAATCTGGCTATGGGTAG